A genomic segment from Acidobacteriota bacterium encodes:
- a CDS encoding class I SAM-dependent methyltransferase: MSEGDLKQPLPSYGAIDKYLGDEGEKYFRQQNTSGNAIAHYNKFLFSPFVKNTDEVLDFGCGGGNLLNVLNPKIKVGVEINPTARAYATRLGIEIYSTLDELEHRAFDKIITSHALEHIPNPYEALVKLKGLLKPDGLLLWLAPIDDWRNKTQKMWSLNDNDMHLYTWTPLLLGNLLKTAGFVPQSVTTIVHACPPSPFDEWLWKTHPSLFHIAAYIWARVRKQRQLFAVATGQ; this comes from the coding sequence ATGAGCGAAGGCGATCTGAAACAGCCGTTGCCCTCTTACGGGGCAATCGATAAATATCTTGGTGACGAGGGTGAAAAATATTTTCGCCAGCAAAACACTTCAGGAAATGCGATTGCTCATTACAATAAATTTCTTTTCAGCCCGTTTGTTAAAAACACGGATGAAGTGCTGGATTTCGGTTGTGGCGGCGGGAATTTGTTGAATGTCCTCAACCCGAAAATCAAAGTGGGAGTGGAAATCAACCCGACAGCCAGAGCTTATGCGACACGATTAGGAATAGAAATTTATTCGACTTTGGATGAATTAGAACATCGCGCCTTCGATAAAATTATTACCAGCCATGCCTTGGAGCATATTCCCAACCCTTATGAAGCGCTGGTTAAACTCAAAGGTCTTCTCAAACCGGATGGATTATTGCTTTGGCTTGCTCCTATTGACGATTGGCGAAACAAAACGCAAAAGATGTGGTCATTAAATGACAACGATATGCACCTGTACACTTGGACGCCTTTGCTTTTAGGCAATTTGCTGAAAACTGCCGGGTTTGTGCCGCAATCAGTGACGACCATTGTTCATGCCTGCCCGCCATCGCCTTTTGATGAATGGCTATGGAAGACACACCCTTCGCTTTTCCATATCGCGGCGTATATCTGGGCAAGGGTGCGAAAACAACGGCAACTGTTCGCAGTAGCGACTGGTCAATAA
- the wzy gene encoding O-antigen polysaccharide polymerase Wzy, with protein MSDFVPYTDLTWALVADLFVLASCTILLLMYARLTHSHPAVIYLVFHIVVVTSRSAAILVGAETLFSRWSPFFDSVTPEEILRAVFFADAALVAMTIAWIQVSFADLKTQERKLLKEKFTTPPLSATVKEEKQPVTLSARYIWGVVAIAFPIGVVSLIMLGNIPGVEKTQLDLGEWQESSWLAVTMTWAGLSLLALIYWYGFRWWLLGAMSVYLLIMSVQGYHRFRIVIPLILLLQIFLDRRGKKWPPAYVLAPIVAGMLLFYPLKSIGRMVQEGASITQITEISSTAIREAAAGQHDDQMLLDVFAAYLTLIDDADRRYYGSTYLVLFVAPVPRQWWADKPTQSAHLFDVSTTTRPMGEMGMALSYIGEFYINFGFIGVIVLAYLLAYILARIYFRAYRSHYYSVLRFSYLLIACNLIQVYRDGLISLFIFTLVNMMPLSIIVFLHWIKPLHKKSSRPLIQVITPVRR; from the coding sequence TTGAGTGATTTTGTTCCTTATACAGATTTAACCTGGGCATTGGTTGCGGATTTGTTCGTATTAGCGAGTTGCACCATTCTTCTTCTGATGTATGCCCGTCTCACGCACTCGCATCCGGCGGTGATTTATCTCGTCTTTCATATCGTCGTTGTCACATCGCGTAGCGCGGCTATTCTGGTGGGCGCGGAAACGCTTTTCAGTCGATGGAGTCCATTTTTTGACTCGGTCACGCCGGAAGAGATTCTTCGAGCGGTGTTTTTTGCGGATGCCGCATTAGTGGCGATGACGATTGCCTGGATTCAGGTATCATTCGCCGACTTGAAAACACAGGAACGCAAATTATTAAAAGAGAAGTTTACAACTCCTCCGTTGTCGGCAACTGTTAAAGAAGAAAAACAACCTGTCACTTTGTCTGCAAGATATATTTGGGGAGTTGTCGCGATTGCCTTTCCCATCGGTGTCGTCAGTTTAATTATGCTTGGCAACATTCCCGGTGTTGAAAAAACGCAGTTGGATTTGGGTGAATGGCAAGAATCGAGCTGGCTGGCTGTGACGATGACTTGGGCAGGGCTATCTTTACTGGCGTTGATATACTGGTATGGGTTCCGCTGGTGGTTGCTTGGCGCAATGAGCGTTTATCTGCTGATTATGAGCGTGCAGGGCTATCATCGATTTCGTATCGTCATTCCACTGATTTTGTTACTCCAGATATTTCTTGATCGCCGTGGGAAGAAATGGCCTCCCGCATATGTCCTGGCTCCGATTGTTGCCGGAATGTTGTTATTTTATCCGCTGAAATCTATCGGTCGAATGGTTCAGGAAGGCGCTTCCATTACTCAGATCACCGAGATTTCCTCTACGGCGATTCGTGAAGCGGCTGCTGGACAGCATGATGACCAGATGTTGCTTGACGTATTTGCGGCTTACTTAACCCTGATTGATGATGCCGACAGGCGCTATTACGGCAGCACCTACTTGGTGCTATTTGTAGCGCCGGTTCCGAGACAATGGTGGGCTGATAAACCGACACAATCGGCGCATCTCTTTGATGTTTCAACCACAACGCGACCCATGGGCGAAATGGGAATGGCGTTATCTTATATCGGCGAATTTTATATTAACTTCGGATTCATCGGGGTTATTGTTTTGGCCTATCTGCTGGCCTACATCTTGGCGCGCATCTATTTCCGCGCCTATCGCAGCCATTACTATTCGGTTTTACGATTCTCGTATTTGTTGATTGCCTGTAACCTCATTCAAGTTTACCGCGATGGCTTGATCTCTCTATTTATTTTTACCCTGGTGAATATGATGCCGCTCAGCATTATAGTTTTTTTGCATTGGATCAAGCCACTACACAAAAAATCATCTCGTCCGTTGATTCAAGTCATTACACCGGTTCGGCGCTAA
- a CDS encoding glycosyltransferase, whose protein sequence is MPSFYQDDLLNVLSASDEVDLQVIFAHPLTSDRAQLGWKPQARNYPHRTLSSRYALGDAMRLARAGRERLHIVNGIWAEPAFAAALGVLAKSQSQFLIYSEAPDPTHPASGLKKLLRNGFGKWVAHRSSGLLAVSHFAAQFYAELGFDETRIYPFGYFRALDDAISESLKINDCLSADSAIEIIFVGQLARRKGIDILLDAIAPLCREYPKLKLTLIGVGESETALRQQAENSGITGRVGFIGAMPSDEIPQRLAKARALVLPSRWDGWGLVVNEALTAGVPVIVSDRCGAADLIQQGVNGFIFRSENVDSLRRACRRFLNSSEAQTSMRRAARATGEAISAAVAAAYLIDCLQQVMRNSQVKPMPPWAQISFAENRKF, encoded by the coding sequence ATGCCATCCTTTTATCAGGATGATTTGCTCAATGTGCTCTCGGCATCCGACGAGGTTGATTTACAAGTTATCTTTGCCCATCCTTTAACATCCGATAGAGCACAGCTTGGCTGGAAACCACAGGCAAGAAATTATCCGCATCGCACACTCAGCAGTCGTTATGCGCTAGGTGATGCCATGCGGCTTGCGCGCGCTGGACGCGAGCGGTTGCATATCGTCAATGGCATCTGGGCGGAACCGGCTTTCGCCGCGGCGCTTGGCGTACTGGCAAAATCGCAGAGCCAATTTCTGATTTATTCGGAAGCGCCAGACCCGACGCATCCCGCAAGCGGACTCAAAAAATTATTGCGCAATGGTTTCGGCAAATGGGTCGCGCATCGCTCAAGCGGGCTTCTCGCGGTGTCGCATTTTGCCGCTCAGTTTTACGCCGAACTCGGCTTTGATGAAACCCGCATCTATCCGTTTGGCTATTTTCGCGCGCTTGATGATGCGATTAGTGAAAGCCTCAAAATTAACGACTGCTTATCCGCTGATTCCGCAATCGAAATTATTTTTGTCGGGCAACTCGCGCGACGCAAAGGCATAGATATTTTGCTTGATGCCATTGCGCCGCTTTGCCGTGAATACCCGAAATTGAAATTGACGCTTATCGGAGTTGGCGAATCGGAAACCGCTTTGCGACAGCAGGCTGAAAACTCAGGTATCACTGGGCGGGTCGGTTTTATTGGCGCGATGCCTTCGGATGAAATTCCGCAACGCCTCGCAAAAGCCCGGGCGCTCGTTCTGCCATCGCGCTGGGATGGCTGGGGACTGGTGGTCAACGAAGCGTTGACCGCAGGCGTTCCGGTAATCGTTTCCGACCGCTGCGGCGCGGCAGATTTGATTCAACAAGGGGTCAACGGATTTATTTTTCGCAGTGAAAATGTTGATAGTCTGCGCCGCGCCTGTCGCCGGTTTTTAAATTCGAGCGAAGCGCAAACCTCAATGCGCCGCGCCGCCCGCGCCACCGGTGAAGCGATTTCCGCAGCAGTTGCTGCCGCCTACCTGATTGATTGTTTGCAGCAGGTGATGCGAAATTCGCAAGTGAAGCCGATGCCGCCGTGGGCGCAAATCTCTTTTGCCGAGAACCGCAAATTTTGA
- a CDS encoding glycosyltransferase family 4 protein yields MKICFLVDARSPIARNWIGYFVERDHEVHIISSYPCSTDDFLPATLHQTPVAFANFSRASKNKKLSATIVNDESLSANPPISESRKPGLANWQANLTAKLSLAVQHCLLPFDVERHVSKIARLFEQLSPDLIHAMRIPFEGILAAKAAPAQVPLLISVWGNDFTLWASRNPLIAGQTVDALKRADALHTDCQRDLQMAIRDWQFASHKPAIILPGAGGIRSDLFYAGEVDESLQAQLNICADAPVVMNPRGIRGYVRNDVFFEAIPLALEQFPQTIFLGVAMQGNAFAENYVRKLRLENNVRLLPTVTSKRLAELFRLSQIVLSPSLHDGTPNTLLEAMACGCFPVAGDIASVREWIVSGANGLLCDANDKRSVADALIRALRDAELRDSARAKNLQLIGERADYNQVMQQAEDFYKSLIRQHKAK; encoded by the coding sequence TTGAAAATCTGTTTTCTGGTTGATGCGCGCAGTCCGATTGCCCGCAATTGGATTGGTTACTTTGTCGAACGCGACCACGAGGTGCACATCATCTCTTCTTACCCGTGTTCGACGGATGATTTTTTACCGGCGACGTTGCACCAGACGCCGGTCGCTTTTGCCAACTTTTCACGCGCTTCAAAAAATAAAAAATTATCCGCAACCATCGTAAACGATGAATCTCTGTCAGCGAATCCGCCGATCAGCGAATCCAGGAAACCGGGGCTTGCGAACTGGCAGGCAAACCTCACGGCAAAACTTTCGCTTGCCGTGCAACATTGTCTTTTGCCTTTTGATGTTGAACGCCACGTCAGCAAAATCGCGCGCTTATTTGAACAGCTTTCGCCTGACCTCATTCACGCTATGCGGATTCCGTTTGAAGGGATACTCGCAGCCAAAGCCGCGCCCGCACAGGTGCCGCTGCTGATTTCCGTCTGGGGCAATGATTTCACCCTCTGGGCTTCGCGCAACCCTTTGATTGCCGGGCAAACCGTAGACGCGCTCAAACGCGCCGACGCTTTGCACACCGATTGTCAGCGCGATTTGCAGATGGCAATTCGCGACTGGCAATTCGCTTCTCATAAGCCCGCAATCATTCTGCCGGGCGCAGGCGGCATTCGCAGCGATTTATTTTATGCAGGCGAGGTTGATGAAAGTCTGCAAGCGCAATTGAACATTTGCGCAGATGCGCCGGTGGTGATGAATCCGCGAGGCATACGCGGTTATGTTCGCAACGATGTATTTTTTGAAGCGATACCTCTGGCGCTCGAGCAATTTCCGCAAACGATTTTTCTCGGCGTCGCCATGCAGGGCAATGCGTTTGCGGAAAATTATGTTCGGAAACTCAGGCTTGAAAATAATGTCCGCTTACTGCCCACGGTGACCTCTAAACGCCTGGCGGAACTCTTTCGCCTCTCGCAAATTGTCCTGTCACCGAGCCTGCACGACGGCACGCCGAATACCCTGCTCGAAGCAATGGCTTGCGGGTGCTTTCCGGTGGCAGGCGATATTGCATCGGTTCGCGAATGGATTGTGAGCGGCGCAAACGGCTTGCTTTGCGATGCGAATGATAAACGGTCTGTGGCTGATGCACTGATTCGCGCTTTGCGAGACGCCGAGTTGCGCGACAGCGCGCGCGCGAAAAATTTACAACTCATTGGCGAGCGCGCCGACTACAACCAGGTGATGCAACAAGCCGAAGATTTTTACAAAAGCCTCATTCGCCAGCACAAAGCCAAATGA